The Melioribacteraceae bacterium 4301-Me genome contains the following window.
ATTATTCAACATAAACTCTCGGCACGCGAGTATTTATGCTGGTTAGAATTTCATAAGGGATTGTTCCAGCCCATTCAGCAAGTTCTTCAGCCGTAATCGAATTTTTTCCATCGCTTCCAATTAAAATAACTTCGTCGCCGTTGTATGCACTATCGTTTTCAATATTAACTACAATCTGATCCATCGAAATTGTTCCAATTACAGGGTAACGTTTCCCATTCAACAAGACTTCTGCTTTACCGCTCATACTTCTCATATAGCCGTCACCATAACCTACAGGCACAGTAACAGATCGGACATCATGGTTAGCTTGCCAAGTAGAACCGTAACCCACCGGATGACCTGCCCTTATAACCTTAAAATAAACTACATTTGATTTCCATGTTAATGCAGGTCTAACTTCAATTGTTTTTTTAACATTAGCAGAAGGATAAACTCCATACAACATAATTCCTGGACGAACCATATCAAGATTTGCATCTGGCAGTTGAAGTATAGCACCAGAATTTGAAAAGTGCCTTATTGGCTTTTTTAATGAATGCTTTTCAAAGAATCTAAGAACTTCTAGAAACCTTTCAAGTTGTAATTTAGCATGTGTTAAATCAGTTGACTCCGAATTTGCGAAATGTGAAAAGATCCCTTCCACCTCAATGTTTTTACATTTTAGTGAAACCTCGAGAAAATTTTCAGCATTGTAATAATGAACACCAATTCTCTCTAACCCAGTGTCTATTTTTAAATGAACTTTTGCTTTAGTTTTCATTTGCGCAGCGGTTTCGTCAATCTGTCTTAATTTCTCAATTGAATGAGCTGTAATTGTTAAATTATGTTTTAAGAACAGAGGGACTTGATTGCCTAAAATTCCGCCCAAAATTAAAATTGGCATTTTAATTCCAATTTGACGCAAGAGAATTCCTTCTTCAAGAACGGCAACGCCAAGATAATCAGCATTTAATTCTTCCATTAACTGTGCAACACGAATTAAGCCGTGACCATAAGCATTGGCCTTTAATATTGGCATTACTTTAGCTGGTGAGACATGTTTTTTTATTCTACTGAAATTTTCAGCGAGGGCTTTTAAATCAATTTCAAGATGAGTTGGACGAATGATCTCATCAACACTAATAATAGGATGATTTACAAAATTGTTCATGATTATACTTTCAAAATCTTTTGGTGAAAAATAATGCTTATATTTGATAATAGGGAGAATCAAAAATATCTTTGTTATATCGAGTTAAACGTCAATGGGTACTGCAGTAGTTCTTCACGTTGAAATTTTATTTGATAAATAAACTAAAAAAAAATTTTTCTGTAGCAGTAAAAACTAAAGTAAGAAGAAGATGATAGAAATTGTTGGTTACTTAGCTTCAGTTCTTGTTGCAATTTCTTTAATGATGAGCTCTATCCTAAAATTGAGGATAATTAATTTAATTGGCGCTATTACTTTTACAATATATGGATTTATAATTAATGCCTTTCCTGTTGCTGCCGTAAATTTTTTTATATCGATTGTCGACATATACTATCTTTGGGAAATATTCTCGCGTAAAGAATATTTCAAGGTTTTGAAAGTAGAAGCAGATGCTGAATACCTAAAAAACTTTCTTACTTTTTACGAAAACGACATTAAAAAATATATTCCTTCTTTCAAGTTTTACGAGACAAAAGAAAACATTGCTTTTTTTGTATTGCGGAATATGATTCCTGCAGGATTGGTTATCGCAAGAAAAATTTCTAATGACACAATTTTAGTTGATTTAGATTACGTTATTCCCGGTTATAGAGATTTTAAAATAGGTAAGTTTGTCTACACTAAAATTTTTAGTGATATGAATGTAAAAGAAATTGTTTCCCTTCCTGGCAACAAAACTCACATAAAATACCTTAAGCGAATGGGCTTTAGTAAGAAAGTTATTGATGGTAAAACAATTTATGCGCTAACGATACACTAACATCATTTAAAAATATTTATGATGGCTAATGAAATTGAGCTCGAAATTTTATTCGAAGATGAGAACATAGTAGCAATTAATAAACCGATTGGAATTTCTTCGGCTCACGAAAACAAAAAATCAAATGTATCACTTCTTGAACTTGCACAAAAAAAATTAAATCAGAAGTTATTTGTAGTACACCGGTTAGATAAAGAAGTAAGCGGGGTTATTTTATTTGCAAAAAATAAAAAAACACACAAGGAATTAAACAAATTGTTTAGTTCAAGAAAAATAATTAAAAGCTACCTCGCTGTTGTTCATGGAATAGTCGAAAAAGACAGCGGAATAATTGAAATGCCCATCAAAAAATTTGCTTCTGGCAGAATGGGAATTGATAGCCAAAAGGGAAAACCAAGTAAAACCGTATATCATGTTATTAAGCGCTTCAAAGATGCAACGCTTTTAAGTGTTATACCACATACAGGAAGAAGACATCAATTAAGAGTTCATTTTTATGGAATTAACCATCCTATAGTTGGCGATTTAAAATACGGTGATAAAAAAGTACAAATGAATTTCCCTCGTTTAATGCTCCATGCCTCAAAGATTGAATTTATTCTTAACTCAAAACATTATATAATTGCTGCGGCTACGCCAAAGAATTTCACAGACACGAATTTCACTAATTAACACTAAAACCTTTAATCGATTTCTTTAGTATAATTCATGCTGTTTTCTCATCTTTAACGTCAATCTTTTGTAAATTAGTGTAACAACTTTGTTGAAATATGATAGAACCGAAAACATTTTATAGGAAATTAGACTCTTTACTAAGTAAAATTTGGCTTGACAAATCAGACAGCGATTTCATTTTCCGCATAGTCAAAGAGTTAGAATTAACATTTGGAGAGGATTTAGGTATTGGGGATGGTAGAGTCTACGAAGAAAGGGAGAACGATTATTTTTTAATTTGGTCTTCCTCAAGCACTCATAAAATAGCACAAAAAATACCATCGGATTCAGAAGCATTGAACGCTTTACTTCAATCAAAGACTTATATTTTTGATAATCCATCTTTAACCATAGATAAAAATATAAATGAGCAAGGAGAATATAAAATTCCAGCTGCAATAACAGTCAGAAGTCCAGAGCATAGATGGATTATTGTTTTCGAACTAAGAAGTAACTGGATAAGAGAAGAAATTGAGTTGTGTTTGAATGCAGTTAGAACGTACATAAATTATAGAATTGATACTGAAGCTATTAAATCAGAAAAACAACAAGCTGCACATATACAACAGAGTCTTTTACCTTCACAGGCTCCCGAAGTTAAAGATTTCAAAATTGCTGGTTTCTCTCAGCCAGCTGAAATTGTAGGCGGTGATTTATTCGATTTTTATAATTTTGATGATGAAGTTTTAGGAGTATGCATCGGCGATGCTAGTGGACATGGCTTATCTGCAGCTTTACTAGTTAGAGATGTTGTTACAGGCTTAAGGATGGGACTTGAGAAACATATGAAGATGGCATACACTTTTAAAAAGCTTAACAAAGTAATTTATCGAAGTGTTTATTCAACTAATTTTATTTCACTTTTTTATGCAGAAATAGAAAAAAATGGAAACATTCTATTTGTAAATGCTGGTCATCCTGCGCCGCTTCTATTCTCTGAGAATAAAATTAGTGAACTTAACTCTACCGGCTTGGTTTTGGGCGCTTTACCAGAAATTGAACTACACAGAGGGTATGCACACATGAATCCAAACGATTTACTTGTTTTGTTTACTGATGGAATAATTGAAAGAAAAAACTCCAAATCAAGCAATTTTGGAATAGAAGGGATAAAAGATGTTATACTAAAAAACAAGAACGAACGCCCACAAAAGATTATCGAGGCTGTTTTTAATACTGCAAAATCCTTTGGCAACAATAAAAAATGGGAAGATGACGCAACTGTGGTTGTGATAAAAAAAGAAGTTTAGTTGAACAATAATTTATCTTTTAAATAATTATCTTTATTCGATGGTAATGGACTTAAAAAAACTTACCAAGCTATTAAGGAAACCTTACCTAATTTCGAAGAGGTGGCTTCAAAAAAGAATTGATAAAATTACGCTGCCAGACTATACTGTTTTTTCAATATTTGCAATAATAACTGGAATAGTAGTAGGCTTTGCAGCCGTATTTTTTCATGATTCCATAACTTTTTTCAATAAAGTATTCTTTAATCAAACAACAAGCGGTTTATTCTTTTTAGGCACTGCGGCTGTAGTTGCAATACCGGCTCTCGGCATGCTCATTCAAGCAATAATGATAATTCTTTCACCTAATGTAGCTCGACATAAAGGAGTGTCAGAAGTAATAAAGGCCGTAGCAATTAGAGGGGGACACATACCTCTTCGAACAACCATTTTTCATTTTATAGCGCCTGTAATTAGCATTGGTTCAGGAAATACCGTAGGACCCGAAGGACCAGCAGCTCAGATTGGGGGTGGATTAGCCAGCAAGCTCGCAAGTTTATTTAAACTTTCTGATTCAAGAAAAAGAATATTCACAGCAGCAGGTGCAGGTGCGGCTATAGCCGCTATTTTTAATACACCAATGGGAGGCATCTTTTTTGCCTTAGAAGTAGTTCTGCTTAATGATTTTCAAACAGCAACTTTTTCAGCTCTAATTCTTTCCTCGGTTACTGCAAGTACAATTTCAAGAATATTCCTCGGCAATAAATCTGTCTTTAATTTTGTCAGTCCATCTATTGGCAGTTACCAAAATCTGTATCTTTACGCAATACTTGGAATTTTGGCCGGCTTAATTTCATTAGCCTTTATTCGCTATTCTGATATGCTTGATAAGTTTATTAGAAAAAAACTAATAAAAATATTTCCACAATGGATATTAATGACTTTTGTCGGTTTATTAATGGGAATCTCAGGATATTTTTATAAAGACATTTTTGGAATAGGCTACATTGGAATTAACCATATACTTGCTCAATTACTCACTTGGAAAGTTGTTCTTGTTTTACTTGTCCTGAAGTTCATCTTAGTACCTCTCATTTTAAATACTGGTGGATTTGGCGGAACATTTGCACCATCTTTATTTATGGGGGCTTGTGTTGGTTACTTATTTGCACTTGCACTAAATTATTTTTGGGGATTTGGAGTTGATACAACAGCATTTATTTTAGTAGGCATGGGGGCTATTCTTGGCGGAGCGAACTCTATCCCTATCTCTGCAATTCTGATAATATTTGAAATGACAAAAGACTATTCCTTTATCATTCCGCTAATGATAGCAGTTGTAGCAAGCACAATGATTGTTCAAATCTCACTTAAAGGCTCGGTTCATGTTAAACATCTTGAGGACCAAGGCTATAGGCTTGCCATTGGAAGGCAACATAGTATTCTGCGAAACAAACATGTGAATGAACTAATGAGAAAAGATGTTGTCCTAATTCCTGAAAATACACCTCTTTCAAGTATTGTAGTTAAATTAATGAACTTACCTCATAGCACTTTTTACGTGGTAGATAACAAAGATAATATTGTAGGAATAATTACAGAAACAGAACTAAGGCCAATTATAACCGAATATGAACACATTAGAGAAGTATTAGTTGCACGTGATATAGCAAATTCAAATTTTGTTACTGTTTACGAAACTGATAACCTTGACCATGTAATGAAAATTTTTGAGAGCAAGGATATTGATGAATTACCCGTTGTTTCGTCATCAAACCCTACTAAAATAATAGGAACAATTTGGCGCCAGGATGTAATTGCTGCATACAACAAAGAAAGCTTGAAATACAATGTTGCTGACAGTTTTGCGAGTGAATTGCGTTCCATTGATAAAATAGGCATATCCAAAGTTGCTGATGGTTATTCAATAATTGAGAAAAAAGTAAATCACAATTTCGTAGGTAAAACACTTGCTCAATTAAAATTAAGAAATAATTATGGCCTGGAAGTACTAATGATAAAACATTCTCCTTCTGCTTTTGATTCAATTGAAGAGCAGCCAGAATTAATAGTTCCAGACCCAAACTATGTAATTAAAGATGATGATGTGCTTGTGCTCTTTGGAGCAGATGACAAAATAGCTAAGACAAATGATTGGAAGTAAATAATTAAGAGTTCATGCAACAAAATAAATGTTTTTTATGGGTTTGTTATTGCTTGTCTTACCTGAGGGGCAGATTTTTTAGCAAAAGTTTTGGTTCACTTTTTTTCTTTTATTACATATTCTTTGTCACTCTGTGAGTTATGCACCATTATCTCTCCTAAAAGTCCAACAGCAAAAAACTGAACACCAACAATAATTAACAACATTCCAAGAAATAATAGAGGACGGTTGTAAAGCGGTTTTCCAGAAATCCACTCATAACTCAAATATGCGTTGATTATAACGCCCAAAACGAAAGATAAAAATCCAAAAAAACCAAATAAGTGCATTGGACGTTTTATATATCTAGTGATAAATATTACTGTAATTAAGTCCACAAATCCTTTGAAAAATCTCGATATGCCAAATTTAGTTTTCCCATAACGACGCGGGTGATGTTTGACGACAATTTCTGTAACTGAAAATCCTTTCCAGTTTGCAAGTACGGGTATATATCTGTGTAACTCTCCATAAACATTTATACTTTGTACTACCTGTCGACGATAAGCTTTTAATCCGCAATTAAAGTCATGTATTTTTATACCTGTAAGCAGACGCGTAACAAAATTAAAAAAACGAGAAGAATATTTTTTAACGAAAGGGTCAAATCTTTTTTTCTTCCAGCCAGAAACCATATCAAAACCCTCTTCAAGTTTTGAAAGGAGGTTAGGTATTTCGTTTGGGTCATCCTGCAAATCCGCATCCATAGTAATGACTGCATCGCCTGTAACATACTTAAAACCTATTTGCAGAGCTGCAGATTTCCCATAGTTCTTTCTAAAACTTATATACCTTATATGATTATCGGTCTTACTTAAGGATTTAATATGCTCTAATGACTTATCATTACTGCCGTCGTCTACAAAGATAACTTCGTAATCGGATGAAATATTTTTTAATACTTTTTTAATTTCTTGATACAATGGAAAAATCGACTCCTCTTCATCAAAAAGAGGTATTACAATAGAGACTTTTTTAAAAGAAACTTGCTTTATTGATCTTTGTTCTAACTCACTTGGTATTTGTTTTGGACGTCTTTTATGATAATAAAAACGTCTTACGGGCTTTTTTATCTGCGAACCTTGCGAAGTGTGACTCTGAGGTTTATTGTTCTGTTCCAAAAAAAAATCCTGTTTATATATAACTTAACCAAAATTAAAAGAATGCTCACCTAAAATCAATTTGGTCAGTTGATTATTATTTGAAACTTGATTTTCGTTTAATTAGATTAATAAAAAAATAATAAAGATTATGGGTGCAATTGTTTTTTGGGGATTAGTTAGAGTTGCCTTGCTTATGCCTGCTTTATGGATTTTGTATTCAGTGATAGATCCTAAGTATTGGTGGACTCTACTAATTCTGTCGGTTTATGGAATTATAATTCATCCTGCTGTTATTCAGTACAATCTTTTTATGGAAAAAAACAAAGAAATAATTACAGGTACACTTTGTTCTTCCTGCCGCTATTTTGATAAATCCGCAGTTCTCTGCCTTAAACATGATGAACACCCCACAACTAATTATTTACCTTGCGATGGTATTGACTGGGAAATGAAACAAAATGATTGGGAAGAAACTGAATCTTATCTGTGAGTCAAGGTCAAGGTAAAAAGATAAAAGTAAAAAGATAAAAGTAAAAAGATAAAAGTAAAGAGGGTGTAAGAGTAATGCGCACTGCATTAAAAGTCGTGCACATTTGACCTTCTCAAAAAACTATTTGCTTTTGTGCAGGTAGATTCTTCCGTCTTATCTTTTAAGCCGTATTTATTTGGCTAATTAAATTGATTAGTATTATAATACATTAAAACTGTATTATTATACGTATTTTCTCTCGTAAAACTTTCTATAATCAAAAAATCTTGCAACTATATTCATTTTATTCTTGACATATATTAGATATGTATTTAGATTTGACCAAGTTATTTTTGCGAGTAAATGCAAGTGAAAATTTATTTTTATCCTTTGGACAGTTCAATTTCTTTTCGCCCCCGATTAAGACGCATGCCACGTAGAAGGTAATTAATACCTTTTCAACTAAATATTTATCAACAAAAGAAAAAGGTTTTTTAATATGATATCAGTTGGTATTATTGGAGGCAGTGGTTATTTAGGGAAAAAGTTAATTCAATTTTGCAACGAACATCCTTACATTGATGATTTTACTGTTTATGCAAATACAACTGCAGGTAATAATTTGCTTTCTGTTTTTCCTGAGTTCAAAGGTTTTGTTAATAATAAATTAATTCTTCCTATTAAGGATATTTCGTTTTCGCATGATGTTTATTTTTTTGCGCTTCCACATGGTGAGGCAATTAAATTGATACCTTCCCTTTTGTCAATTGGGAAAAAAGTAATTGACTTAAGTGGGGATTTTAGGCTCGATTCAGCAGCTGATTATGAGAAATGGTATGGATTAGAGCACACAGCACCGAATCTATTAAAAGAAAAATTATATGGACTGGCAGATAAAAAAAATTATTATGTTAATGATGCAAAACTAATTGCAAATCCTGGGTGTTATCCGACTGCAGCTTTACTTTCAGTTTTGCCACTGGTGCTCAAATACGGAAGTGAAATTATTTCGCTTTCGATTGTAGCTTATTCGGGAACTAGTGGTGCTGGAAAATCTCCCAAAACTGATTTACTTTTATCAGAAATGGATGGGAATGTAAAAGCATACAACGTGCATAAACATCGTCATGAACCTGAAATATTACAGGAATTGAAAAAAAATGGATTTATCTCACATTTCTCTTTTACTACACATTTACTGCCGATTAGCGTTGGCATTTATTCAACTTCTATAGCGCATTTGTCAACTGAATTAAAACATGAGGATGTAATTGATGTTTATGAAGAATACTATTCATCATCTCATTTTGTAAGGTTAAGACAAACACCACCAGAGCTTAACTGGGTTGTAGGAACTAATTTTTGTGATATAAACGTTTCCGTAAAAGGAAACTCAGTGATTCTGACTTCGGCAATAGATAATTTAATTAAAGGTGGTGCGGGACAGGCAATCCAGAATATGAATAAATTATTTAAATGGGAAGAGTTTACAGGACTAATAACTAAGAGGGAAAAAGATGTATCAGTTTATTAATGAAGGCTCTGTTACTTCTCCAAAAGGATTTAAAGCTGCTGGTATTTTTTGCGGTATAAAAAAGAGAAAAAAAGATCTCGCATTAATAGTTTCAGATAAGTTATGTAACGCTGCTGCTGTATACACACTAAATAAAGTTAAAGCGGCACCACTACTAGTTTCAAAAGAAATTACAGATAAGGATATTCAAGTAAAAGCCGTATTGATTAATTCCGGTAACGCTAATGCTTGTACTGGCGAAGACGGTTTTATGGATGCAAAATTTACACAAGAATATTGTGCAGATAAATTAAATGTTAGTCCGGAAAATGTACTAATAAGTTCGACTGGTGTAATTGGTGTAAAATTACCTGTTCAAAAGGTTATTAGCGGGATAGATCAAATTATTAATGTTTTATCAGAAAAAGGCGGAATCGATGCAGCAGAAGCTATAATGACTACTGATACGAAAATTAAATCATTTGCCGTAAAGGTAAGACTTTCGAACGGAGAAACTACAATCGGAGCGATATGTAAAGGCAGCGGAATGATTATGCCTAATATGGCAACTATGCTTGCTTTCATAACTACTGATGCACAAATACAAAAACCTCTTTTAAAAAAATTGTTAGTCAATTCCGTAAATATTTCTTTTAATAAAATTTCAGTTGATGGGGAGACAAGTACAAATGATATGGTTGTTTTGCTTTCCAACGGTTTGAGTGGCGTTGAAGTTATTGAGGGAAGCAGCGACGAAAAATTGTTTCAAAAAGCATTAAATGCTATTTCAATTGAAATGGCAAAATCAATTGTAGCCGACGGCGAGGGTGCAACAAAACTTATTACTATCAATGTTACCGGCGCTGATACACAAGAAGATGCTGACCTGGTCGGAAAGTCGCTGGCTAATTCTAATTTACTTAAGACGGCTCTCTACGGCAACGATGCGAACTGGGGAAGAATTATGTCGGCTGCAGGTATGAGTGGTGCAAATTTCGACCCTGCTAAAGTCTCAATCAGTTTTGATGACCACGAAGTGTTACTGCCCCATTTTCAAGTTATGTTAAATGAGGAAATCGCTTATAAAATATTATCTAAAAAGGAGTACTCTATAAATGTGAATTTGAACGGTGGCGACTTTTCATCTACATGGTGGACTTGCGATTTCTCAGAAGAATATGTTAAAATTAATGCTAATTATAGAACTTAATTGGAGTATATATGAAAATAGCTGTACTTAAAATAAGTGGAAAATCCCTTGAAACTTTTTTTGATAGTAATAGATGGGAAACCCCATTAAAAAAATTAAGAATGGTTTACGACGGGATTGTAATTGTCCACGGTGCCGGGAAAAATATTACTGAATGGTCTAAAGCACTTGGACATGAAGTTAAATTTATTAATGGACAGAGAGTTACTTCAAAAGAAGTGATGGACGTTGTTGCTGCAGTTCAAAGCGGTCTGCTTAATTCAAAAATTGTCAGCAAATTGAATTCAATTGGTATTAAAGCTATTGGTTTAACTGGAATTGACCGTGGGAGTTTTGTGGCAAAAATAATAGACAAAAACTTGGGCTACGTAGGAATTCCAGAATTAGTAAAACCAATCGATTGGATCTATGACCTGCTGAATGAAAAAGTTGTACCGGTTTTTTCAAGTATCTGTAGAGATAAAGAAGGCAATTTAATTAATGTTAATGCCGATATTTTTACGGAAGTCCTTTCTACTTCATTAAAAGCTGAAAGCGTTTTCTTCTTGTCTGATATTAATGGCGTAATTATTAACGGCGCGGTTCAGAAATATATAAATGAACGTGAAATCATTGAAGGTATTAGTAATGGTGAAATTACAGAAGGTATGATTCCTAAGCTTAATAGCTGTGTAGAACTGCTGAATAAAGGAATTAAAAAAGTTTGGATAGGTTCAACAAATTTGGAGAGTATATTTGAAAGCGTATCAAACGACCAACAAGTCGGTACATGGATCGTTCAGTCATCTTAAAATAGCCGATACTGAAGATCATTTATTAAAAAATTATTCGAGAGCACCAATAGATTTTGTTAAAGGAAAAGGTGCTTATCTTTATGAT
Protein-coding sequences here:
- the argB gene encoding acetylglutamate kinase, whose translation is MKIAVLKISGKSLETFFDSNRWETPLKKLRMVYDGIVIVHGAGKNITEWSKALGHEVKFINGQRVTSKEVMDVVAAVQSGLLNSKIVSKLNSIGIKAIGLTGIDRGSFVAKIIDKNLGYVGIPELVKPIDWIYDLLNEKVVPVFSSICRDKEGNLINVNADIFTEVLSTSLKAESVFFLSDINGVIINGAVQKYINEREIIEGISNGEITEGMIPKLNSCVELLNKGIKKVWIGSTNLESIFESVSNDQQVGTWIVQSS
- a CDS encoding chloride channel protein, yielding MDLKKLTKLLRKPYLISKRWLQKRIDKITLPDYTVFSIFAIITGIVVGFAAVFFHDSITFFNKVFFNQTTSGLFFLGTAAVVAIPALGMLIQAIMIILSPNVARHKGVSEVIKAVAIRGGHIPLRTTIFHFIAPVISIGSGNTVGPEGPAAQIGGGLASKLASLFKLSDSRKRIFTAAGAGAAIAAIFNTPMGGIFFALEVVLLNDFQTATFSALILSSVTASTISRIFLGNKSVFNFVSPSIGSYQNLYLYAILGILAGLISLAFIRYSDMLDKFIRKKLIKIFPQWILMTFVGLLMGISGYFYKDIFGIGYIGINHILAQLLTWKVVLVLLVLKFILVPLILNTGGFGGTFAPSLFMGACVGYLFALALNYFWGFGVDTTAFILVGMGAILGGANSIPISAILIIFEMTKDYSFIIPLMIAVVASTMIVQISLKGSVHVKHLEDQGYRLAIGRQHSILRNKHVNELMRKDVVLIPENTPLSSIVVKLMNLPHSTFYVVDNKDNIVGIITETELRPIITEYEHIREVLVARDIANSNFVTVYETDNLDHVMKIFESKDIDELPVVSSSNPTKIIGTIWRQDVIAAYNKESLKYNVADSFASELRSIDKIGISKVADGYSIIEKKVNHNFVGKTLAQLKLRNNYGLEVLMIKHSPSAFDSIEEQPELIVPDPNYVIKDDDVLVLFGADDKIAKTNDWK
- the alr gene encoding alanine racemase translates to MNNFVNHPIISVDEIIRPTHLEIDLKALAENFSRIKKHVSPAKVMPILKANAYGHGLIRVAQLMEELNADYLGVAVLEEGILLRQIGIKMPILILGGILGNQVPLFLKHNLTITAHSIEKLRQIDETAAQMKTKAKVHLKIDTGLERIGVHYYNAENFLEVSLKCKNIEVEGIFSHFANSESTDLTHAKLQLERFLEVLRFFEKHSLKKPIRHFSNSGAILQLPDANLDMVRPGIMLYGVYPSANVKKTIEVRPALTWKSNVVYFKVIRAGHPVGYGSTWQANHDVRSVTVPVGYGDGYMRSMSGKAEVLLNGKRYPVIGTISMDQIVVNIENDSAYNGDEVILIGSDGKNSITAEELAEWAGTIPYEILTSINTRVPRVYVE
- the argC gene encoding N-acetyl-gamma-glutamyl-phosphate reductase; its protein translation is MISVGIIGGSGYLGKKLIQFCNEHPYIDDFTVYANTTAGNNLLSVFPEFKGFVNNKLILPIKDISFSHDVYFFALPHGEAIKLIPSLLSIGKKVIDLSGDFRLDSAADYEKWYGLEHTAPNLLKEKLYGLADKKNYYVNDAKLIANPGCYPTAALLSVLPLVLKYGSEIISLSIVAYSGTSGAGKSPKTDLLLSEMDGNVKAYNVHKHRHEPEILQELKKNGFISHFSFTTHLLPISVGIYSTSIAHLSTELKHEDVIDVYEEYYSSSHFVRLRQTPPELNWVVGTNFCDINVSVKGNSVILTSAIDNLIKGGAGQAIQNMNKLFKWEEFTGLITKREKDVSVY
- a CDS encoding PP2C family protein-serine/threonine phosphatase, whose amino-acid sequence is MIEPKTFYRKLDSLLSKIWLDKSDSDFIFRIVKELELTFGEDLGIGDGRVYEERENDYFLIWSSSSTHKIAQKIPSDSEALNALLQSKTYIFDNPSLTIDKNINEQGEYKIPAAITVRSPEHRWIIVFELRSNWIREEIELCLNAVRTYINYRIDTEAIKSEKQQAAHIQQSLLPSQAPEVKDFKIAGFSQPAEIVGGDLFDFYNFDDEVLGVCIGDASGHGLSAALLVRDVVTGLRMGLEKHMKMAYTFKKLNKVIYRSVYSTNFISLFYAEIEKNGNILFVNAGHPAPLLFSENKISELNSTGLVLGALPEIELHRGYAHMNPNDLLVLFTDGIIERKNSKSSNFGIEGIKDVILKNKNERPQKIIEAVFNTAKSFGNNKKWEDDATVVVIKKEV
- a CDS encoding RluA family pseudouridine synthase; this translates as MMANEIELEILFEDENIVAINKPIGISSAHENKKSNVSLLELAQKKLNQKLFVVHRLDKEVSGVILFAKNKKTHKELNKLFSSRKIIKSYLAVVHGIVEKDSGIIEMPIKKFASGRMGIDSQKGKPSKTVYHVIKRFKDATLLSVIPHTGRRHQLRVHFYGINHPIVGDLKYGDKKVQMNFPRLMLHASKIEFILNSKHYIIAAATPKNFTDTNFTN
- the argJ gene encoding bifunctional glutamate N-acetyltransferase/amino-acid acetyltransferase ArgJ; translation: MYQFINEGSVTSPKGFKAAGIFCGIKKRKKDLALIVSDKLCNAAAVYTLNKVKAAPLLVSKEITDKDIQVKAVLINSGNANACTGEDGFMDAKFTQEYCADKLNVSPENVLISSTGVIGVKLPVQKVISGIDQIINVLSEKGGIDAAEAIMTTDTKIKSFAVKVRLSNGETTIGAICKGSGMIMPNMATMLAFITTDAQIQKPLLKKLLVNSVNISFNKISVDGETSTNDMVVLLSNGLSGVEVIEGSSDEKLFQKALNAISIEMAKSIVADGEGATKLITINVTGADTQEDADLVGKSLANSNLLKTALYGNDANWGRIMSAAGMSGANFDPAKVSISFDDHEVLLPHFQVMLNEEIAYKILSKKEYSINVNLNGGDFSSTWWTCDFSEEYVKINANYRT
- a CDS encoding glycosyltransferase family 2 protein yields the protein MEQNNKPQSHTSQGSQIKKPVRRFYYHKRRPKQIPSELEQRSIKQVSFKKVSIVIPLFDEEESIFPLYQEIKKVLKNISSDYEVIFVDDGSNDKSLEHIKSLSKTDNHIRYISFRKNYGKSAALQIGFKYVTGDAVITMDADLQDDPNEIPNLLSKLEEGFDMVSGWKKKRFDPFVKKYSSRFFNFVTRLLTGIKIHDFNCGLKAYRRQVVQSINVYGELHRYIPVLANWKGFSVTEIVVKHHPRRYGKTKFGISRFFKGFVDLITVIFITRYIKRPMHLFGFFGFLSFVLGVIINAYLSYEWISGKPLYNRPLLFLGMLLIIVGVQFFAVGLLGEIMVHNSQSDKEYVIKEKK